CACCGCAGTCAAGGCAGCTTCCTCCGCTGAAACTTGAATATACCGTATTACCAAGATCAGGCTCGGTTACCGTAGGTGCAGAACCATTGCTTATATAGCCGGCTACATCTATAATTGCTATTTTTGAGCTGTCGTAGCCAACGCACACAACTCTGAGGTTTTTACCGTCTGCAGCACAGCTATCCACCGCGAACGATGTGGTTATGGTAGTTTGTGTAGGGCCTGACGACATCACTCCGAGAGAGTGCTGCTGATAAGAAGAGATGGTAAAAGAAGAACCTTTTTGAGATAGCGGTACAATATTCACGGTATTACCATTTGGAATAAAGGCTATCACCAGATCGCCGGTATTTATTGTTGCAAGACCGCCTGATGTAGTCGCAGAAGATACAATAGTCTGTCCAACTCCGCTTTTACTACCCTGACACCCAGATACTATGAAAATCGTAATAACCATGATCGTACCTAACAAATTTAATTTTTTACTTTTATATTTTTTCATTGTTCCATCCTTTTAATTATGTAATTTTTTAAGTTTTTTACCCATAGCTTTCTCTTTTGTTTCATAGGTTTCGCCTGTCCCGATTTTACCGTAATTCATGATCTCCCACAGCTCATCTCTGTTGGAAAAAGCTTTTTTCCCGTAAAAGCCAACCTCTTCTACGGTCCCAACGAGGAATTTGGGATCCCTTTTCCTGTACCTGTAAATTCGGATAATATAAGTTTTTATAAGGTCTTTATTTGCCATAATTTTAATTATTGTCCTCTATCCAATATCCAATTTATGCCTTTCCTCAAACTCTTCCGGCTGAGTTTGGTATGTCTATCCTTATAACATAAGAAAAGTCACAGATTAGTCACAGATCGGGATTCTTTTGTAAACCCGAAAAACGTATTGAAAATTAGAAATTTTGTGCAGAGAACTATTGCATACCAATTCTGAAAAAGGACAAAGATTGTCGTTTATTTAAACAGCTTTTTCAGAATAAAAGAAAAAAGAGCTCCAACGTAACTCATAAAAAAGTTACGTTTGGGTTTGGTGATGATGTGGGATGCATAACAAACATATTTTCCAAAAACTGGATTTAAAAAACAATAGTTTTTACATTGTATCTTCATCATTTTTTTCTCCGATGAACCGTCTATATAATATCCTCTGCTGAACAATAGCTTTGAATGATCCATATAATAATCAATGAAAGTCTTTCTTGTTAAAATTATATTGAATTTTTCAGGATTCAAAAACATTGGTGACGCTGGATCCAACTCTATCGGATAGGTAATAAGCTGTTTAATATTTTTATACTTTGTTAAATACCTCTGTAATGCTATTGTCTCTCCAAGGTCTTTCTCTGTTTCCAGCGGCAATCCACCGGAAAAATAAATGCCCGCATTTACTCCTTTTCTCTCCATATATTTTAAGGTTTGTATAAGTTCATTGTTGGTATAGAAGTAGCCTTTGTGTATCTTTCTGAGTTGCTCAGAACCGCTCTCCGGTGAGATTATTATTTGAGAGTCTTTAGAAAAGGTAGTACTAAATGCGTCTATGAAATCAATGGATGGCAGTGCGTATGAGTTGAAGTTATATACTATCTTTAGCCTATTATCTCTAATAGCTTTAAAAAGATCTAAAAAATATGAATTTGAATTTTGGTCCGGCAGATCAAAATCGGTATTGAAATTTTTAAAACCCCATTGTATCCCGTCCATGATGTTTTCTATTATTTTATCCGGCGATCTTAATGTAATACGAGCTTTACCGTTTAAAAGTTCATTTGCATTATACCCTCCTCCACAGAAGCTGCAATTGGCTGCGCATCCTTTACCGATTGGAAGATACATGGATGCTACTAAAGAACTTTTATAAATGATATTGTTAAGCGCCGGATTGGTGTTGAAATTAAAAAAAAATAACCGCGGATAGAAATTATAGTTGTTCAGTAATGCATAGTTGCTAAAAGAAGTCCCGTCCAATATCTCTTTTGTTGTTACATAATTGTATTTATTCTGTGCGATGCTGTCCCCGTTCCGCCATACAAGGTTGGGAATGGAGGATATATCAGCTTCTCTTCTAACAATGTACTTCATAATCTTAAGAAGAGGTATCTCACCATCCCCTGATATGATTCCATCAATGAATTTGAAGTTTTCCAGTATCTCATTTTTAAAAAAACTTGCAGTCAAGCCGCCGACAACTATAAATGTGTCCGGTAAAACCTCTTTTATCTCTCTTGCAACTTCTATAGCGTCAAAAGATTGATGATGCCAATGAAGCGTAATGCCGACCACTTTCGGTTTTGTAAAAAGGAGATATTCTCTTAAAGAGAAATTTTGAGTAAATAACTTTTCAATACCAAGGTGCAGGACTTTAACATTAAATCCATGACTATCCAAAAAATCCGCCATGAATAAAAGACCCATAGGCATGAGATTGACGAATTGCACCTTATTAAACGGGTGCATATAATGATTAAACTTCGGGGTATGTATCAGAAGACAATCAATGTCCTCGTTATCCTTATCCGGTAATACGTTATTTATATTCATTTTTTTTAAATATTTTAAATTTATTTTCTATTCTAATTTCGTTTATGGTAAAATTGACAGTAGTTCAAGAAAAATTCTATCTTATAATTTATTTGTGGTAGTAATAAGAGATTTTTATTCTCAAATTCACAATTTTAAACATATCTGTAAAATTTTCCGTCTTGGTATAAAATCTTCCGTATGGTTTTCTCTGAAGTCACTCAAAATTCTTACTGTAAACCTTATTCACTATCAGAAGGGTAGATAATAATGCATATAATTCAATACCTAATCCGGAAAAGGAAGTTTGTTTACGTCAGCAAATATAATACCACTTTCCTAAAGATGCAGTTAAGGTTTTCTGTACATCATAGGAGAATAGTAATAAAAAGATTATATATTCATTCTTGGAGCCGGACGCCACATATCTGTCCTCCTTCTGATTTTAATATACAAGTTTTACAGTAGATGTCAATAGGGCGTATTTTCTTTATATAGAGTCTGCTTCGAGCACACCCTTTTTTTTTAGATGTATTCCGTGGTTGACATTATACATAGTTTTATATATCCTATAAAAGGCGACAATCGTTATATGAATACCATCCCCATGGATAAATTAAATATAATCTTATCTTATCATATCCTCTGCTCCAGAGGATTCACTTTAAAAAAGGCTTTAGTATGAATAATAAAATAGTTAATGTTTTTAAATCCAAAGAACTAAAACTGATTAAAACTTTATCTTTATATTTTATAGTCTCTATCGTTTCCATTCTATATCTATCTCATTTCACCCATTTTCTTTTTGCTACCGATGTAGCAAACGATGAAGGAGTAATGTCGGGAGCATGGCGTATTGTGCAGGGGCAGGTGATCTACAGAGACTTTTTTGAATTTTTTGCGCCCGGGAATTTTTTCTTACTCGCACTTATATATAAATTGTTCGGCTATAGTCTTATTGTTACAAATAAAGCCGTAATTGTTCTTGATGTTATTTGTAATATCCTGCTCTTTCAAATCTCATACATGATGTTAAAACGCTGGTACGCTATTATACCTCCGTTACTATTTCTTATTATAGGCTTCCCAAGTTGGTTTATCTTCAGTCATTATTGGACAACATCGGTCACGTTTCTAACAGCTCTTATATTACTTACAGTTTATATGGAAAGACTGACTGCATCGGATAAATCAACTATTACATACCTTTTTTTATCTGGTTTTTTTGTTGGACTAACCGGCATCTTTTTGCAATCAGCGGGCATATATACGACGGTTGTACTACTGATTGTCCTTTATCTCAGGACGAGAAGGCATGAAGGTATCGTTAAACGAATCGCTGTGTTCGGTATCGGCATTGCTATACCAGTTTTGGCTTTTGTATTATATCTTTTGTTGAATAATGCCTTCATGCCGTTCATACATAGCCAGATTATTCTCTTGAAGCTCTATCCCCCCAATACCTTATTTTACTCAAAACCGTTAATATCTTTCTATAACGTAATAACACCTGTAAAGTTAATGATTGTTGTTTCTTTTATTGGGAGTATTGGTTTCCTGATCTTAAAAAAAAATGCGTCAAATAAAGAGGTTGTTTTATTTGCAGGCAATATAATATTTTTTCTTTATACGTGGCACTGGTTAACTATAAGCAATAGTGTAATAGACCCGGGCCGTGCGACATCGGGCTTGAGTTTTACGTTCATTATTTACTGTGTGTTTTTATTTACCGGATATATAAAGAATCATTATTCCATGTCGGTGTATAAACTTGCAGATTTGTTTATACATGGTGCATTTATGCTTATTGCTGCAATAAGCATTATGATTATCTACAAAGACATATCAAACATAAGAACAAGGGTGTTTCATTTTACTCTTAACAATACTTCTTACTGGACATACGATGAAGATGGTGCAAAAGACCTTATCAAATTTAATAATGAGTCGGAGAGAATATTGGGTAACGATAGAGAGGTGTTTGCTTATCCTCTTGCATCCACATTGTATACGCTGCTAAACTTAAGAAATACAACGAAGTATGATATAATAGTAAGTTTTGGACAAATCGCGAGTGGCTTGTCAGGCCTTTTTAAAGATGTCGTTGATCAATTAGAACGTTTAAAAATAAAATACATTATTACTTATCAATGGTCTTACAGATTCATAATCATCTGGGCGCAAAGGAACGGAGTGGGGTATAAGCCTAATATGATCGAGAAGTTTATATGGGATAACTATGAGCCGGTGGTCCATGTGGGTCTTTTTGATCTATGGAAACTAAAGCTTTTAAAAGCCGGCGATGTGCTTACCGTGACTGCCGCTAACGGTGTGAGCAAAAAACATGCTTCGTACAGGCAATTTACTGTAGGCATGCATGGAAATATCACATCGCCGCATAATAAAAGGATAAACGTATCTGGTATGCCCTTGTATGATCTTAAGGATATACTTGCCCGCGAGTACGGGATACCATCAGATGAGATCAGTATAACAACCAATGGCATTACATCGATTTCATCAGAGGTCTTCTCAGTATCCATTACCGGTGCCGTTTACAAGCCGGGGCGGTATTTCCTCAACCAAGGGGGCAGGTTGACCGATGTGATGATGCTTGCAGGTGGTCCATTAACTACATCCGATCTGGGTGATGTCATTATAAAAAGAGGAGGGGAGAACATTGATATAAATTTCCTTAATTATTTTCAAACTCATAACAACGAATATAATCCTGTGATAGAAAAAGGTGATAAGATTTACATTCCTCAGAGTATACGGCAGGAGAAGGTATTCCCGGGGGCACTGAACATAACACTTCTCGGGACCATACAAAAACCCGGACGCATTTTTTTTAATAAGGGTGCAAGACTTATGGATGCGATCGGCAGGGAGCTTTCCCCAACTGCTGATCTGAAAAATGTGATCATGATACGGGGTAATCAAATAATGAGGATAGATTTTTTAAGATATATACAGACGCATAATAATGGTGATAATCCATTGTTAGAAAACGGTGATATTATATACCTGCCGGAGACAGGTGAAGTTATTGATAAGGCACAAATTATCAAAAAATCACGGGATTTATCTAAATAACATCGTGTGAGCGTGCCTCAGAATCCACGGCCTTTTGCGGTGGTAGTCCACAAAACATATAATATCCTATTCTGTCATTTATAAAGTCCTTCATGTCCGCTTATTTTTGAATGCATTTTAGGGATTAAGTAAGTATTTTACCATCCCTATGCCTTCTCCTGTAATAGCAATGTTCATTCAAAATATTGCTTTTATCAAAAGTATATTATAAATTTATCATTAGAAGGACACTCTACCGAAAATTATTCTGTCCTTTTAACGAGGGTATATAGCGTGAAAAGGATTTGGTTTCATAAAGCAAATTCACTTCAACCCGCTGAGAAGTTTGAGGGGATTAATGTCTATGCATGAGCAGTTCCGAAAGGATAGGGACGATACAATTTTTAAGGAAGCAATATTTTAATCTCAAGAAGGCGAAGAAAAATACGAGAGGGAAATAGGTTTTGCTAAAAGCAAAATATGAACGGTAAAAATGAATAAATTGCAGAAGCTGGTTATTGCCATTTTATTTGTATCCTCCCTGATATATGTTTTTTTTGATATAAACGATATCGATGTCAATAAAAAATCAAGACCGGATTTAGCAGTATCAAGTGCAATGGGCGGGGCTATAAAATATGCTGATGATGCAGCCTCCATTATCAAAAATGCGGATATAGAACGTGCAAGCGTATTGGTACTTTATAAATCGACTTCCCCTTTACAGACCAATTCGAGCATGGAAACCGGCATATCTTATATTTCTTTTTTTACATTTAATGCGGAAATGCAGTATAAACTTATGCCTTTACCTGTTGATGTATTTACAAGAATGCCGGATATAAAATTCGTACAGCAATTCGATTATGTTTTGCTGCCATATGACATGACATTAAAAAATGTATGCAAATTGATAAAACAAGCCTCAGATAAATGGCTACTTTATAAGTGCGAAAAACGCTCTATAGGCAAGAGCCCTGAATTAACCACCGTAATGCAGGTTGTTAAGATATATTTGCTTGTTGCTATGAAGCATACCGGAAGTTTTACCCTGAATAAAGGGGCACGATTAATAGATGTCTTTAGTAAAATTAAATTCCGATTGACTAACTCGGATTTAAGCAGGGTTCTTATACTAAGGCATAACAAGATAATCCATGTAAACCTTATAAGATATATACAGACTAAGGACATCGTTTATAATCCATTATTACGCGATAAGGACACTGTTTATATACCTCAGGCCGGTGAACATTTTGACATTAACAAAATAAAAAAAACTATGAAGTCACTTATTATTAAGGAAAACGAATGAAAGCTGCGATGATTCCATGCGTTACCCTCTTGTTTGATATCTTTATAAGCTGGCTTATAGGGTTTCTCGTGCTTTCAATCATAGATTTAAGAAAATATTCAAAAGGCAAAATGATACGATTGTTGATTGATTATGCAATGGGAAGCGGCATATTAACACTGCTCATGTTTATATCGGGGATAACAGCGGGGAATTTCGATGGCTTGATTATTTTTATTCTTGGTATAGCCATTGTATACTTAATCAGGAGAAAAACAGACCCGAAACCGGAAAAATCCGCCAAAAATATAACCGGCTATATTTATATCATCCCCGTATTTGTATTGATTATTGTGATGCTTATTATTTCCTATAAGGTAATGCCGCTCGGCTGGGACCCAAGATTTATTTACCTTTTCAAGGCAAAGATGTTCTTTCTTGAAAATAGAGTAAGTTCAATTTCTCTAACCGTGCCGCAATATTTATTTTCTCATCCGGATTACCCATTGCACATACCGCTTCAGATCGCTTATCTATATAAATTACTCGGCCATGTTGATCCCGATACGGCGAAGATTGTTCTCTTGATGTATCCTCTTTTTATATGTATATTTATGTACGGTTATTTAAAATCAATAATGCCGGAATATGCCGCGTTATTATCAGCCCTTGCAATTTTTACACTCCGGAGACTCCTCGGTTTGACTTATTCGGGCGTTGACGTTCCGCTTGCACTGTACCTGCTTATCGGTACCTCATTTTACTATCTTTTTATAAAAAAAGGAGATGTACACTATCTAATATTGGCCGGATTATCCATTGGTATCGGTGCATGGATAAAGTATGAAGGGATTGCATATCTTGCAAGTATGGCGATATGCATATTTGTAGTTACGAAGTATTATCTCAGGCAAACTGTCTTTACATCATTAAAACGGACAATATGTTTTTTAGTCCCTGGCATGGTCTTCATATTACCGTGGCGTGTATTTATTCATATATACCATTTTCCTGTAGATTGGATCAGGTATGGCCTTAATAATAATTTGACTGTCAATTCCTTCAGGTTATACAAGATTACAGAGTCATTTGGGAAAGAAATGATACTGAACGAGCCGTTCCTGATTATTGTTATAATCTCATTAATCTACACGATCTACAGAAAACGAATCGGGCTTATTTTATCCGTATACACTGTATTCTTTCTTCAGTTCGCTGCGTACATAATTGCACTTTATCTACAGCCGAATCCATTATCCTCGGAGCTTGGTTTTACTGTGCAAAGGTTGATGATACAGATCACGCCTTCTATGCTATTGGTAAGCCTTGCATTTCTATTCGATAAGGACATCATGGATGAAAGATAAATATAAGCTTCTTTTAGCATGTTCTTTTTTTGCACTTACATTTATTATCGTCTTTTCACACTCAATCTTTACAAATAAAATAATTCTTATATCTAATGTACATGATTTCAATCCATTCTTTTCAGTAAAAGGCGTACCTTCATTCCCGGCAGAACCATTTGATACCGTCAATCAGTTTCTGCCGTGGTTTCATTTTGACAGGGAATCTTTGAGAAATTTCTCGCTGCCGCTATGGAACCCCGATAACGGCTGCGGTGCGCCTCATATAGCAAATATTCAGTCGGCATTTTTTTATCCCCTTAATATGTTCGTATATCTGTTTGACTGGAAATGGGGATTGCTGCTCTTATACTTTTTTAAGTTTTTCCTTGTTAGTTTGTTTGCGTACCTTTATTTATCGGAAATAGGTGTAGATTACCGTGCTGCTCTTGTTGCATCTATGGCGTGTATGTATTCCGGCTATATGTATATGTTCCAATTCCAGGATACCGGTGCGGCATTCTGTTTCTTTCTCGGGCTATGGGCAATAGAGTTCGTAATAAAACATCCTGATAGATTTATGGGATATGTTTTATTGATGACGGCATTCGTTACCGCCGTATTTGCAGGCCAGCCAGAAATATTATTTTTTATGACATTTGTTCTTGCTGTGTATTTCCTAATAAGGGTATTTACCGAATATGGATTTGATAAACAGGGATATCTCATTATAGGGAAAGCATGCTTATTTATATTTATAGGCATTCTCATATCAGCAATTCAGCTATTGCCGTTTATTGAGTATTTACATACAAACACGGTATTTTCTTACAGAACCTCAATCAAGGGCATATCATTTTATCCCCTTTCATCGTTTTTGGCTGCGATAAGCGATTTCTTCGGTATGAATATTATCACTATAAACGCATCTTCTTTTCACTGGATGCATACTCGGGTGGTGAATTATATTGGTATGGTGTTTTTCCTTTTTGGTCTTGCCGGGATAGTAAATCTTTTTAGAGAACGGATTATTAAAACATACACCGCGTTATTTATTGTGACAATGATTATACCATTCAATATCCCTTTGATACACAATATTTTTGCCGATATATTAGGCTTTGATGTTGCCAGAAAGAGCTATCTGTTAATATTTTCAGGCTATTTCCTTATATTTATCGGGGCGAAGTATCTGGGTGCCTTTTTAAACGGGAAATATAAACCAAAAACAATCAACATTGCCGTATACTTAACTGTATTCATAATCCTTGTTTTATTCTTGATGTCCGGGAGGTATTATAGGCTTAACATTGCTCCCGTATGTATAGCCATATTTGTGGGCATTGCTGTCCTTTTTACAATGAAGATAAAGAATAAAAATGTTGTAGCAGTATTGCTTGGTATAATGGTGTTTTTATTTCAGGCCGTTTTATTGATAGTTGTTCTTTCACCACCTCTGAACCCTGATTACTTTTTCCCGACCAATGCTATTATAAACAAAATAAAAGGTGATAACCCCCCTTTCCGTGTCTTTCCTGTAATGAAAAGTGGTATAAAGGCTTATGATCCCGATCTGAATACCTTTTATAACATAGAGGACCTTCGAAACTATGATACAATGGGTGTAAGATGGTATGATAAATTTGTATTAAACCTCTTAACAGAGCCGCGCATAACAAACTTTTTGAATGTCAAATACATTATATTGCCGCGGCATACAGCTATTAATGCTGCTGTATCAGCTTCCCAGGTGCAGACTTTAGAACCAGCGATCGTATCTTATAATAATATCTCGCTTTATATAAACAGATATTCTTTTGACATTGATATGCCTGTAAATAAGTTTCAACCTGTTCTTTCTGCCAACGGTTTTACGCTTTACAAAAATCCGGATACATTGAGAAGGGCATTTATGGTCTATAATTATAAGATTGCGGATACGCATAACAAAGCGTTTGATCTTGTAAGCTGGTATGCATCACAATTAAGCGAGACGGCAGTCATATTTAAGGAAGATGCAAGGTATGCATCATTTATGCCGGTAAATACGGTAACAACATCAAGCAGTAGTGTTTCTTTTGAAAAGTACTCTCCAAATCATATAAAGCTGCATGTTGTTACAACTTTGCCCGGGCTGCTTGTAATAAGCAATACCTATTTTCCAGGATGGCATGTTCGTATCGACGGCAGGAAGTCAAAGGTCATAAGGACTGATTATGCATTTCAGGGGGTATTTGTTCCCGAAGGCATACACTGGATTGAGTTGGATTACATGCCGCTGAGCTTTGTTATCGGGTTTGTGATTTCAATAATAGGTATTCTTGCTGTACTATTGTTGTATATCGTTTACCTCAAATCGCACGATGATAAAAGTGCAATTAATGCATATC
This genomic interval from Deltaproteobacteria bacterium contains the following:
- a CDS encoding cobalamin-dependent protein (Presence of a B(12) (cobalamin)-binding domain implies dependence on cobalamin itself, in one of its several forms, or in some unusual lineages, dependence on a cobalamin-like analog.) codes for the protein MNINNVLPDKDNEDIDCLLIHTPKFNHYMHPFNKVQFVNLMPMGLLFMADFLDSHGFNVKVLHLGIEKLFTQNFSLREYLLFTKPKVVGITLHWHHQSFDAIEVAREIKEVLPDTFIVVGGLTASFFKNEILENFKFIDGIISGDGEIPLLKIMKYIVRREADISSIPNLVWRNGDSIAQNKYNYVTTKEILDGTSFSNYALLNNYNFYPRLFFFNFNTNPALNNIIYKSSLVASMYLPIGKGCAANCSFCGGGYNANELLNGKARITLRSPDKIIENIMDGIQWGFKNFNTDFDLPDQNSNSYFLDLFKAIRDNRLKIVYNFNSYALPSIDFIDAFSTTFSKDSQIIISPESGSEQLRKIHKGYFYTNNELIQTLKYMERKGVNAGIYFSGGLPLETEKDLGETIALQRYLTKYKNIKQLITYPIELDPASPMFLNPEKFNIILTRKTFIDYYMDHSKLLFSRGYYIDGSSEKKMMKIQCKNYCFLNPVFGKYVCYASHIITKPKRNFFMSYVGALFSFILKKLFK
- a CDS encoding YfhO family protein, translating into MKDKYKLLLACSFFALTFIIVFSHSIFTNKIILISNVHDFNPFFSVKGVPSFPAEPFDTVNQFLPWFHFDRESLRNFSLPLWNPDNGCGAPHIANIQSAFFYPLNMFVYLFDWKWGLLLLYFFKFFLVSLFAYLYLSEIGVDYRAALVASMACMYSGYMYMFQFQDTGAAFCFFLGLWAIEFVIKHPDRFMGYVLLMTAFVTAVFAGQPEILFFMTFVLAVYFLIRVFTEYGFDKQGYLIIGKACLFIFIGILISAIQLLPFIEYLHTNTVFSYRTSIKGISFYPLSSFLAAISDFFGMNIITINASSFHWMHTRVVNYIGMVFFLFGLAGIVNLFRERIIKTYTALFIVTMIIPFNIPLIHNIFADILGFDVARKSYLLIFSGYFLIFIGAKYLGAFLNGKYKPKTINIAVYLTVFIILVLFLMSGRYYRLNIAPVCIAIFVGIAVLFTMKIKNKNVVAVLLGIMVFLFQAVLLIVVLSPPLNPDYFFPTNAIINKIKGDNPPFRVFPVMKSGIKAYDPDLNTFYNIEDLRNYDTMGVRWYDKFVLNLLTEPRITNFLNVKYIILPRHTAINAAVSASQVQTLEPAIVSYNNISLYINRYSFDIDMPVNKFQPVLSANGFTLYKNPDTLRRAFMVYNYKIADTHNKAFDLVSWYASQLSETAVIFKEDARYASFMPVNTVTTSSSSVSFEKYSPNHIKLHVVTTLPGLLVISNTYFPGWHVRIDGRKSKVIRTDYAFQGVFVPEGIHWIELDYMPLSFVIGFVISIIGILAVLLLYIVYLKSHDDKSAINAYPSAVKVSHPEYNDMPLKNKKKT
- a CDS encoding glycosyltransferase family 39 protein, whose amino-acid sequence is MKAAMIPCVTLLFDIFISWLIGFLVLSIIDLRKYSKGKMIRLLIDYAMGSGILTLLMFISGITAGNFDGLIIFILGIAIVYLIRRKTDPKPEKSAKNITGYIYIIPVFVLIIVMLIISYKVMPLGWDPRFIYLFKAKMFFLENRVSSISLTVPQYLFSHPDYPLHIPLQIAYLYKLLGHVDPDTAKIVLLMYPLFICIFMYGYLKSIMPEYAALLSALAIFTLRRLLGLTYSGVDVPLALYLLIGTSFYYLFIKKGDVHYLILAGLSIGIGAWIKYEGIAYLASMAICIFVVTKYYLRQTVFTSLKRTICFLVPGMVFILPWRVFIHIYHFPVDWIRYGLNNNLTVNSFRLYKITESFGKEMILNEPFLIIVIISLIYTIYRKRIGLILSVYTVFFLQFAAYIIALYLQPNPLSSELGFTVQRLMIQITPSMLLVSLAFLFDKDIMDER
- a CDS encoding SLBB domain-containing protein; amino-acid sequence: MNNKIVNVFKSKELKLIKTLSLYFIVSIVSILYLSHFTHFLFATDVANDEGVMSGAWRIVQGQVIYRDFFEFFAPGNFFLLALIYKLFGYSLIVTNKAVIVLDVICNILLFQISYMMLKRWYAIIPPLLFLIIGFPSWFIFSHYWTTSVTFLTALILLTVYMERLTASDKSTITYLFLSGFFVGLTGIFLQSAGIYTTVVLLIVLYLRTRRHEGIVKRIAVFGIGIAIPVLAFVLYLLLNNAFMPFIHSQIILLKLYPPNTLFYSKPLISFYNVITPVKLMIVVSFIGSIGFLILKKNASNKEVVLFAGNIIFFLYTWHWLTISNSVIDPGRATSGLSFTFIIYCVFLFTGYIKNHYSMSVYKLADLFIHGAFMLIAAISIMIIYKDISNIRTRVFHFTLNNTSYWTYDEDGAKDLIKFNNESERILGNDREVFAYPLASTLYTLLNLRNTTKYDIIVSFGQIASGLSGLFKDVVDQLERLKIKYIITYQWSYRFIIIWAQRNGVGYKPNMIEKFIWDNYEPVVHVGLFDLWKLKLLKAGDVLTVTAANGVSKKHASYRQFTVGMHGNITSPHNKRINVSGMPLYDLKDILAREYGIPSDEISITTNGITSISSEVFSVSITGAVYKPGRYFLNQGGRLTDVMMLAGGPLTTSDLGDVIIKRGGENIDINFLNYFQTHNNEYNPVIEKGDKIYIPQSIRQEKVFPGALNITLLGTIQKPGRIFFNKGARLMDAIGRELSPTADLKNVIMIRGNQIMRIDFLRYIQTHNNGDNPLLENGDIIYLPETGEVIDKAQIIKKSRDLSK